One window of Cellulomonas shaoxiangyii genomic DNA carries:
- a CDS encoding glycosyltransferase family 2 protein, protein MTPTGSEAGRSQEKAVESRPRGPRQRQRVAVIIPAKDESRRIAATVRSARAIPHVDLVLVVDDGSEDNTQHVAREAGAVVVRHSHNRGKAAAMETGAAVVAMRDAPDRLPRMLLFIDGDLGDTAVNTAPLVAPVLDGVTDLTIALLPPQPGAGGRGLVVGAARRAIVSMTGWTPTQPLSGMRCLTRAAFEAATPLARGWGVEVGMTIDLLRQGYRVLEVPCDLRHRPSGTDLKGQLHRAAQYRDVQIAVNARRARSAASSVRRTLTPGERPVR, encoded by the coding sequence GTGACACCCACGGGGAGCGAGGCCGGCCGCAGCCAGGAGAAGGCCGTCGAGAGCCGCCCCCGCGGGCCCCGGCAGCGTCAGCGCGTCGCCGTGATCATCCCGGCGAAGGACGAGTCCCGGCGCATCGCCGCGACCGTCCGCTCCGCGCGCGCCATCCCGCACGTCGACCTCGTCCTCGTGGTCGACGACGGGTCGGAGGACAACACGCAGCACGTCGCGCGTGAGGCCGGTGCGGTCGTCGTGCGGCACTCCCACAACCGCGGCAAGGCGGCCGCCATGGAGACGGGCGCCGCGGTCGTCGCGATGCGCGACGCGCCGGACCGCCTGCCCCGCATGCTCCTCTTCATCGACGGCGACCTCGGCGACACGGCCGTCAACACCGCGCCGCTGGTCGCGCCCGTCCTCGACGGCGTCACGGACCTCACGATCGCCCTGCTGCCGCCGCAGCCCGGTGCCGGCGGCCGCGGGCTCGTCGTCGGCGCCGCGCGCCGGGCGATCGTCTCGATGACGGGGTGGACGCCGACGCAGCCGCTGTCCGGCATGCGGTGCCTCACGCGCGCGGCGTTCGAGGCGGCGACGCCGCTCGCCCGCGGGTGGGGCGTCGAGGTCGGCATGACCATCGACCTGCTGCGGCAGGGCTACCGCGTGCTCGAGGTGCCCTGCGACCTGCGGCACCGTCCGTCCGGCACGGACCTCAAGGGCCAGCTGCACCGGGCCGCGCAGTACCGCGACGTGCAGATCGCGGTCAACGCCCGCCGCGCGCGCTCGGCGGCGTCGTCGGTGCGTCGGACGCTGACGCCGGGGGAGCGCCCGGTCCGCTGA
- a CDS encoding DUF5926 family protein, with the protein MPANDTFVLRPFEGLPGEPDWVALRELVPAATATARTTAEHGARDVVVTTVLPSSWSALHRADGTVLLALQTGTSSGDASRDLATALLLALDAEPGTAIETIGLPTPGPRLQDVLDLSVPFEVTVEESFSYWLDPSTEKTPELEAAIEEADAGIIDTRKLAAVDSAYWCRMGAREYVRWAQAEDEQVVLDGLARLHGRRESGFDGGRFLGYFRAAGLVVPVWELARGSEADDVEAPLAEFAPRLAAAMADTAPLDPNARRARAGLVARQVTLR; encoded by the coding sequence GTGCCCGCCAACGACACCTTCGTCCTGCGTCCCTTCGAGGGCCTGCCCGGTGAGCCCGACTGGGTCGCGCTCCGCGAGCTGGTCCCCGCCGCCACCGCGACCGCCCGGACCACCGCCGAGCACGGCGCGCGCGACGTCGTCGTGACGACCGTGCTGCCCAGCTCCTGGTCCGCGCTGCACCGCGCCGACGGCACCGTGCTGCTCGCCCTGCAGACCGGGACGAGCTCGGGCGACGCGAGCCGCGACCTTGCGACCGCGCTGCTGCTCGCGCTCGACGCCGAGCCCGGCACCGCGATCGAGACGATCGGCCTGCCGACGCCGGGTCCCCGCCTGCAGGACGTGCTCGACCTGTCCGTGCCGTTCGAGGTCACGGTCGAGGAGAGCTTCTCCTACTGGCTCGACCCCAGCACCGAGAAGACGCCGGAGCTCGAGGCCGCCATCGAGGAGGCCGACGCCGGCATCATCGACACCCGCAAGCTCGCCGCGGTGGACTCCGCCTACTGGTGCCGGATGGGCGCCAGGGAGTACGTGCGCTGGGCGCAGGCGGAGGACGAGCAGGTCGTGCTCGACGGCCTCGCGCGCCTGCACGGCCGCCGCGAGTCCGGCTTCGACGGCGGGCGCTTCCTCGGCTACTTCCGCGCCGCCGGCCTGGTCGTGCCCGTGTGGGAGCTCGCCCGCGGGTCCGAGGCCGACGACGTCGAGGCGCCCCTCGCCGAGTTCGCGCCGCGTCTGGCCGCGGCCATGGCCGACACCGCACCGCTCGACCCGAACGCCCGCCGCGCCCGTGCCGGGCTGGTCGCGCGGCAGGTCACGCTCCGCTGA